One stretch of Priestia megaterium DNA includes these proteins:
- a CDS encoding aliphatic sulfonate ABC transporter substrate-binding protein, producing the protein MKKLLLTAAIVLVLALAGCGTKEKASGEDSKNVTVNIGIQQSLGPLMLAQNQKWFEKEFKKIGVNVKWTEFQSGPPQFEGIASGHLDFGQVGNSPVISGQGADIPFLEIANSSDGLKGNAILVGKNSKIKSIKDLKGKKIAVAKGSSGFNLLYRALDQNGLKPSDVKIIQLQPDEAQPAFENGSVDAWSIWEPFISLQNLKNEARILADGDSLNVASPGFTIVREDFAKDHPELVVKFLQIYQKALEWQNEHFEESVDILAKQKNLDKDVVRQVLKNNPAYNRPTSKKIIAEQQRTADFQQSLGVIKKKIDTGDVVDNSFIKKALKEK; encoded by the coding sequence ATGAAAAAGCTACTTTTAACTGCAGCTATTGTACTTGTTCTCGCATTGGCTGGGTGCGGGACGAAAGAAAAAGCGAGCGGAGAAGATTCAAAAAACGTTACAGTCAATATTGGTATCCAACAAAGCTTAGGTCCTTTAATGCTGGCACAAAACCAAAAATGGTTTGAAAAAGAATTTAAAAAAATAGGTGTAAATGTCAAATGGACAGAGTTTCAAAGCGGTCCTCCGCAATTTGAAGGTATAGCATCTGGACACTTGGATTTCGGCCAAGTTGGAAATTCACCTGTTATTTCTGGGCAAGGCGCAGACATTCCGTTTTTAGAAATTGCTAATTCCAGCGATGGATTAAAAGGAAATGCTATTTTAGTAGGGAAAAACAGCAAGATTAAAAGTATAAAAGATTTAAAAGGTAAAAAGATTGCGGTCGCGAAAGGAAGCAGTGGTTTTAATTTATTGTACAGAGCTCTTGACCAAAATGGTTTGAAGCCAAGTGATGTAAAGATTATTCAGCTTCAGCCAGACGAAGCTCAGCCAGCATTTGAAAACGGGTCAGTTGATGCATGGTCAATTTGGGAACCGTTTATCTCACTGCAAAACTTAAAAAATGAAGCGCGTATTTTAGCAGACGGGGATTCGTTAAATGTTGCTTCACCAGGTTTTACTATTGTAAGAGAAGACTTTGCAAAAGACCATCCGGAGTTAGTCGTTAAGTTTTTACAAATTTATCAAAAAGCGCTTGAATGGCAAAACGAACATTTTGAAGAATCTGTAGATATTTTAGCAAAGCAAAAAAATCTAGATAAAGATGTAGTAAGACAAGTATTAAAAAATAATCCTGCTTATAACCGCCCAACTTCTAAGAAAATTATTGCAGAACAACAGCGAACAGCTGATTTTCAACAATCTTTAGGCGTTATTAAAAAGAAAATTGATACTGGAGATGTCGTTGATAA
- a CDS encoding ABC transporter ATP-binding protein: protein MSVIIQSVNRSFQKGEQVTQALRNVNLTINKGEFITVIGPSGCGKSTLLKMIAGLDMDYEGRIEISGKYIAGPSIKQGMIFQEHRLFPWLNVEQNIAADLSLKDSNVRRRVDELIDIVRLKGFEKAYPRELSGGMSQRVAIARALLRNPEVLLLDEPFGALDAFTRTHLQDVLLDIWKKEKTTMVFVTHDLDESIYLGTKIVIMSARPGEISRVVPVEISHPRKKTELPFQQLRQQVLKEFEEAGEH, encoded by the coding sequence GTGAGTGTTATCATTCAATCTGTTAACCGCTCATTTCAAAAAGGAGAACAAGTAACTCAAGCATTGCGGAATGTAAATCTTACGATTAATAAAGGTGAATTTATCACCGTTATTGGTCCGAGCGGGTGCGGAAAAAGTACACTGCTTAAAATGATTGCAGGACTTGATATGGATTATGAAGGGCGTATTGAAATCAGCGGGAAGTACATAGCCGGACCTAGCATTAAACAAGGAATGATCTTTCAAGAACACCGCTTGTTCCCTTGGCTTAATGTGGAGCAAAATATAGCGGCTGACTTATCTTTGAAAGATTCGAACGTTCGGCGCCGCGTAGATGAGTTAATTGATATTGTCAGGCTGAAAGGATTTGAAAAAGCTTATCCTCGAGAACTATCTGGGGGGATGTCTCAACGAGTTGCTATTGCGCGTGCTCTTTTAAGAAATCCAGAAGTTTTATTGTTAGATGAACCGTTCGGTGCGTTAGATGCTTTTACTCGCACTCATTTGCAAGATGTGCTGCTAGACATATGGAAAAAAGAAAAAACAACTATGGTCTTTGTTACGCATGATTTAGACGAATCCATTTACTTGGGGACTAAAATTGTGATTATGAGTGCCAGACCAGGAGAAATTAGCCGGGTCGTTCCAGTAGAAATTAGTCATCCGCGAAAAAAGACAGAACTACCTTTTCAGCAGCTAAGGCAGCAAGTACTGAAAGAATTTGAAGAAGCAGGAGAACATTAA
- a CDS encoding cation:proton antiporter, with translation MDHLVFEVGTALLLVALAAILAHKFKFTIIPFLILLGMAVGPHAPEFGSFSLKFIESQEIIEFMGRIGVLFLLFYLGLEFSVGKLIKSGRSIAVGGSIYILINFTLGLLYGYLTGNPLLEVLIIAGIITISSSAIVAKVLVDLKRTANPETELILGIIMFEDIFLAVYLSVVSGLVLGDHGSLAGSLTSILIAFGYMMLFFIIARKATPLLNKLLNISSNEIFIIVVFAVLFFVAGFSETIHVAEAIGALLLGLVFSETEHRDRIEHLVVPFRDFFGAIFFFSFGLSIDPLTLWDAGWLALGAVALTIIGNFTAGMISGRKSGLSHKASTNIGLTIMSRGEFSIIMANIGIEGGLSAILQPFAALYVLILAIIGPLLTKESKHIYGFLNRVFKWKKQNPQESKG, from the coding sequence TTGGATCATTTAGTATTTGAAGTTGGGACAGCTTTGTTACTAGTCGCTTTAGCGGCTATACTAGCACACAAATTTAAATTTACGATTATTCCATTCCTCATTCTGCTGGGCATGGCGGTTGGTCCCCATGCTCCTGAGTTTGGCTCATTCAGTTTAAAGTTTATTGAAAGCCAAGAGATTATTGAATTTATGGGGAGAATTGGAGTTCTCTTTTTACTATTTTATTTAGGATTAGAATTTTCAGTTGGAAAGCTAATTAAATCAGGTAGGTCCATCGCGGTGGGAGGATCTATTTATATTTTAATTAACTTCACTTTAGGATTATTGTATGGATACCTGACAGGAAATCCTCTTCTTGAAGTGCTGATTATCGCTGGAATTATTACGATTTCGTCCAGCGCAATTGTCGCAAAAGTATTGGTTGATTTAAAACGAACAGCGAATCCAGAAACGGAACTGATATTAGGGATCATCATGTTTGAAGATATTTTCTTAGCCGTTTATCTTTCTGTCGTTTCAGGGTTGGTACTTGGAGACCACGGATCGCTTGCTGGATCTTTAACATCTATTTTAATTGCGTTTGGCTATATGATGCTGTTCTTTATCATTGCTCGAAAAGCCACGCCGCTACTAAATAAACTTTTAAATATTTCATCAAACGAAATCTTTATAATCGTCGTTTTTGCGGTATTGTTTTTTGTGGCAGGCTTCTCAGAAACAATTCACGTGGCAGAAGCAATTGGTGCGTTATTGCTTGGACTTGTATTTTCTGAAACGGAACATCGCGATCGTATTGAACATCTTGTCGTACCGTTTCGTGATTTCTTTGGAGCCATCTTTTTCTTCAGCTTCGGGTTAAGTATTGATCCTCTCACGCTATGGGATGCAGGCTGGCTTGCGCTTGGCGCAGTTGCGCTTACGATTATTGGTAACTTTACAGCCGGTATGATCTCAGGAAGAAAAAGCGGGCTGTCACACAAGGCTTCTACTAACATTGGGTTAACGATTATGTCACGAGGCGAGTTTTCTATCATTATGGCTAACATTGGAATTGAAGGAGGATTATCCGCAATTCTTCAGCCATTCGCTGCGCTTTATGTATTGATTTTAGCTATTATTGGCCCTTTGTTAACGAAGGAGTCTAAGCATATATACGGATTTTTAAACCGAGTATTTAAATGGAAAAAACAAAATCCTCAAGAATCAAAAGGATAA
- a CDS encoding cation:proton antiporter regulatory subunit, with product MMIKETELPGIGRKFEIETSGGNRVVVIIHDDGRREIYHFNQKDLEESIFDITLTDTESRQLAAILGGMIYKPKAMETIEVAFNDLVIEWYKVEKQAKAHSKTIGEIDVRSNYDVTIIAVIKNTQKKLSTPGPDTLIEEGDTLVISGERGNLKTLIKELLSQGGSS from the coding sequence ATGATGATTAAAGAAACGGAATTACCAGGAATCGGCCGTAAATTTGAAATTGAGACAAGCGGAGGAAACCGCGTGGTCGTTATTATTCATGATGATGGACGACGTGAAATCTACCACTTCAATCAAAAAGATTTAGAAGAAAGCATTTTTGACATTACGTTAACAGATACGGAATCAAGACAGCTAGCTGCAATTTTAGGCGGCATGATTTACAAGCCAAAAGCAATGGAAACCATTGAAGTGGCATTTAATGACTTAGTGATTGAATGGTATAAAGTTGAAAAGCAAGCGAAAGCGCATAGCAAAACAATTGGTGAAATTGACGTTCGCAGTAACTATGATGTCACTATCATCGCCGTCATTAAAAATACGCAAAAAAAATTATCAACTCCAGGACCAGATACGTTAATTGAAGAAGGAGATACGCTTGTTATCTCTGGAGAACGAGGGAATTTAAAAACGCTCATTAAAGAATTGCTTTCACAAGGAGGTAGTTCGTAA
- the gerE gene encoding spore germination transcription factor GerE, translating to MKEKEFQPKPLLTKREREVFELLVQDKTTKEIASELFISEKTVRNHISNAMQKLGVKGRSQAVVELLRMGELEL from the coding sequence TTGAAAGAAAAAGAGTTTCAACCTAAACCGCTACTTACAAAGCGTGAACGAGAAGTATTCGAGCTTTTAGTACAGGACAAAACAACAAAAGAAATCGCGAGTGAACTATTCATTAGCGAAAAAACAGTTCGAAATCATATTTCTAATGCGATGCAAAAGCTTGGAGTCAAGGGGCGTTCTCAAGCAGTCGTAGAACTCCTTCGAATGGGAGAACTTGAACTATAA
- a CDS encoding acyl-CoA thioesterase, with amino-acid sequence MNNISYIEDMDHWKESFSFKQEIKVRFSETDMFGHLNNTVPFVYFEQIRTEFFHHIGFMQKWTSEHEGTIPVVADLQCDYVKQVYFGNVLSVFVKAHRIGRSSVDLHYMIQNEQREVVLTGRGTMVQISKETGKSVPWNEEMKRCLSNI; translated from the coding sequence ATGAATAATATTTCGTATATTGAAGACATGGATCATTGGAAAGAGTCATTTTCATTTAAGCAGGAGATCAAGGTAAGATTTTCTGAAACAGATATGTTTGGGCATTTAAATAATACGGTTCCTTTTGTTTATTTTGAACAAATACGTACGGAATTCTTTCACCATATTGGCTTTATGCAAAAGTGGACGAGTGAGCATGAGGGAACGATACCGGTGGTGGCTGATTTGCAGTGCGATTATGTCAAACAAGTGTATTTTGGCAACGTGCTATCTGTTTTTGTGAAAGCTCATAGAATTGGACGTTCGTCGGTTGATTTACACTATATGATTCAAAATGAGCAAAGAGAGGTTGTACTCACCGGGAGAGGAACAATGGTGCAAATTTCTAAAGAAACAGGAAAAAGCGTGCCTTGGAATGAAGAGATGAAAAGGTGTTTATCAAATATATGA
- the sdhB gene encoding succinate dehydrogenase iron-sulfur subunit, whose product MSEQQTVQKTVRFIITRQDSAESAPYNQEFEIPYRPNMNVISALMEIRRNPVDASGKEVAPINWEMNCLEEVCGACSMVINGKPRQSCTALVDKLEQPIRLQPMKTFPVVRDLQVDRSRMFDSLKKVKAWVPIDGTYDLGPGPRMPEKKRQWAYELSKCMTCGVCLEACPNVNDKSNFIGPAPLSQVRLFNAHPTGALNKGERLETIMGDGGLANCGNSQNCVQSCPKGIPLTTSIAALNRDTTIQAFRSFFGSDQV is encoded by the coding sequence ATGAGTGAACAACAAACAGTCCAAAAGACAGTGCGCTTCATTATTACACGTCAAGATTCAGCTGAATCTGCTCCTTACAATCAGGAGTTTGAAATTCCGTATCGTCCGAATATGAACGTTATTTCAGCACTGATGGAAATCAGACGTAACCCTGTTGATGCTTCAGGTAAAGAGGTTGCTCCGATAAACTGGGAAATGAACTGTTTAGAGGAAGTATGCGGAGCCTGTTCAATGGTCATCAACGGTAAACCTCGTCAGTCATGTACAGCTCTTGTTGATAAACTAGAACAGCCAATTCGCTTACAGCCAATGAAAACATTCCCAGTTGTTCGTGACTTGCAGGTAGACCGCAGCCGTATGTTTGATTCACTAAAAAAAGTAAAAGCCTGGGTTCCAATCGATGGCACATACGATTTAGGTCCAGGACCGCGTATGCCGGAAAAGAAACGTCAGTGGGCGTATGAGTTATCCAAGTGCATGACATGCGGCGTTTGCTTAGAAGCTTGTCCAAACGTAAACGACAAGTCAAACTTCATCGGTCCAGCACCGCTTTCTCAAGTTCGCTTGTTTAATGCCCATCCAACAGGTGCGTTAAATAAAGGAGAACGTTTAGAGACGATTATGGGTGATGGAGGGCTAGCGAACTGCGGGAACTCTCAAAACTGCGTTCAATCATGTCCAAAAGGAATTCCATTGACTACTTCAATCGCAGCCTTGAACCGCGATACAACCATTCAAGCATTCAGAAGTTTCTTTGGTAGCGATCAAGTATAA
- the sdhA gene encoding succinate dehydrogenase flavoprotein subunit → MSNGKIIVVGGGLAGLMATIKIAESGKQVDLFSLVPVKRSHSVCAQGGINGAVNTKGEGDSPWEHFDDTVYGGDFLANQPPVKAMCEAAPGIIHLLDRMGVMFNRTPEGLLDFRRFGGTQHHRTAFAGATTGQQLLYALDEQVRRYEVAGLVTKYEGWEFLGAVLDDERSCRGISAQNLKSMEIKTFPADAVIMATGGPGIVFGKSTNSVINTGSAASIVYQQGAYYSNGEFIQIHPTAIPGDDKLRLMSESARGEGGRVWTYKDGKPWYFLEEKYPAYGNLVPRDIATREIFDVCVAQKLGINGENMVYLDLSHKDPKELDIKLGGIIEIYEKFMGDDPRKVPMKIFPAVHYSMGGLWVDYDQMTNIPGLFAAGECDYSQHGANRLGANSLLSAIYGGMVAGPKAVEYINGLEKSADAISSSVYDRHVKEEEEKWNNIMNLQGTENAYVLHKELGEWMTDNVTVVRYNDKLLKTDEKIQELIERYDRININDTAKWSNQAATFTRQLQNMLQLSRVVTLGAYNRNESRGAHYKPDFPDRNDEEFLKTTMASFVDKKTAPSFHYEEVDVSLIKPRKRDYTKKKDEKPKKQQEGVR, encoded by the coding sequence ATGAGTAACGGAAAAATCATCGTAGTCGGTGGCGGTTTAGCTGGCTTGATGGCAACGATAAAAATTGCTGAGTCTGGCAAGCAAGTAGATTTATTTTCACTAGTTCCGGTAAAAAGATCTCACTCAGTTTGCGCGCAAGGTGGAATTAACGGAGCCGTAAATACGAAAGGTGAAGGGGATTCACCATGGGAACACTTTGATGACACAGTGTACGGCGGAGACTTTTTAGCCAACCAGCCACCTGTAAAAGCAATGTGTGAAGCAGCTCCTGGTATTATTCACTTACTTGACCGCATGGGTGTTATGTTTAACCGTACTCCTGAGGGTTTGTTAGACTTCAGACGATTTGGCGGGACGCAGCATCACCGTACGGCTTTTGCTGGAGCAACAACGGGTCAACAATTATTGTACGCATTAGATGAGCAGGTTCGTCGCTATGAAGTTGCCGGACTTGTGACAAAGTACGAAGGATGGGAATTCTTAGGTGCTGTTCTTGATGATGAGCGCAGCTGTCGCGGAATTTCTGCACAGAATTTAAAATCAATGGAAATTAAAACGTTCCCAGCTGATGCGGTTATTATGGCTACAGGTGGACCAGGAATTGTTTTTGGAAAATCGACGAACTCAGTTATTAATACAGGTTCAGCGGCATCTATCGTGTATCAGCAAGGTGCATACTATTCAAACGGAGAGTTTATTCAAATTCATCCAACTGCTATCCCGGGAGATGATAAGCTTCGTCTTATGAGTGAATCTGCTCGTGGAGAAGGCGGACGCGTTTGGACATATAAAGACGGTAAACCTTGGTATTTCTTAGAGGAAAAATATCCTGCATACGGTAACTTAGTACCTCGTGATATTGCAACTCGTGAAATTTTTGACGTCTGCGTAGCGCAGAAGTTAGGAATTAACGGAGAGAACATGGTTTATCTGGACCTTTCACATAAAGATCCAAAAGAGCTAGACATTAAACTTGGAGGTATCATTGAAATCTATGAAAAATTCATGGGCGATGATCCGCGCAAGGTACCAATGAAAATTTTCCCAGCCGTACACTATTCAATGGGCGGTTTATGGGTGGATTACGATCAAATGACAAATATTCCTGGCTTATTCGCAGCTGGTGAGTGTGATTATTCACAGCACGGAGCGAATCGTTTAGGAGCAAACTCATTATTATCAGCTATTTATGGCGGTATGGTTGCTGGTCCTAAAGCCGTTGAATACATCAATGGTTTAGAAAAGAGCGCAGATGCTATTTCTTCAAGCGTATATGATCGTCATGTGAAAGAAGAAGAAGAGAAATGGAACAATATCATGAATCTTCAAGGTACAGAAAATGCATACGTTCTTCATAAAGAGCTAGGGGAATGGATGACTGACAACGTGACAGTCGTACGATACAATGACAAACTGTTAAAAACAGATGAAAAAATTCAAGAATTAATTGAACGCTATGATCGTATTAACATTAATGACACGGCTAAATGGAGTAATCAAGCGGCAACATTTACTCGCCAGCTGCAAAACATGCTTCAGCTTTCACGTGTTGTAACGCTAGGAGCTTACAACCGTAACGAAAGTCGCGGTGCTCATTATAAGCCGGATTTCCCAGATCGTAACGATGAAGAATTCTTAAAAACAACAATGGCATCTTTTGTGGATAAGAAAACGGCTCCTTCTTTCCATTATGAAGAGGTAGACGTATCGTTAATCAAACCGCGTAAGCGCGACTACACAAAGAAAAAAGATGAAAAACCAAAAAAACAACAAGAGGGGGTTCGTTAA
- a CDS encoding succinate dehydrogenase cytochrome b558 subunit yields the protein MAANREFQYRRIHSLLGVIPIGIFLTQHLVVNHFATKGEESFNQAAHFMESLPFRYALEIFIIFLPIVFHAIYGLYIAFTAKTNVNNYGFFRNWMFILQRVSGVITLIFITWHVWETRIQAALGKEVDFQMMERILSNPAMLAFYIVGVVSTIFHFANGLWSFGVSWGLTVTPRSQRISTYVTLAIFLALTFVGVRTLFAFA from the coding sequence ATGGCGGCAAACAGAGAGTTTCAATATCGGAGAATCCATTCATTACTTGGGGTAATACCAATCGGGATTTTCTTAACACAGCATTTAGTTGTGAATCATTTCGCGACAAAGGGAGAAGAATCATTTAATCAAGCAGCTCACTTCATGGAGAGCTTACCTTTCCGCTATGCTCTAGAAATTTTCATTATTTTCTTACCAATCGTTTTTCACGCAATATACGGTCTTTACATCGCATTCACTGCTAAAACAAACGTTAACAACTATGGGTTTTTCCGTAACTGGATGTTTATCCTTCAGCGTGTTTCAGGTGTAATCACACTTATCTTCATCACATGGCACGTATGGGAAACCAGAATACAAGCTGCGCTTGGAAAAGAAGTAGATTTTCAAATGATGGAACGAATTTTAAGCAACCCGGCAATGCTTGCATTCTACATAGTTGGTGTTGTATCTACGATCTTCCACTTTGCAAACGGTCTATGGTCATTTGGAGTTAGCTGGGGGTTAACTGTAACACCACGTTCTCAAAGAATTTCAACTTATGTGACATTAGCAATCTTCTTAGCACTTACATTTGTAGGTGTTCGTACATTATTCGCATTTGCATAA
- a CDS encoding YslB family protein, whose protein sequence is MSNLQTESQQELEETMETSEPNVTAETERALDHVSYFGYSLLRDVLIPELLGDETNTISYWAGKHLARKYPLNTMDEIVAFFKAASWGTLTLAKKDKYSLELELSGDVVSKRFQQETCSFHLESGFVAEQIQRQNNCLTEAYLTHKEKNGKVLISVQWDRKDILPTETRAERYKK, encoded by the coding sequence ATGAGCAATTTACAAACAGAATCACAGCAAGAACTTGAAGAGACGATGGAAACATCAGAACCTAATGTCACAGCTGAAACAGAAAGAGCTCTTGATCACGTTTCATATTTCGGATACAGCCTTTTGCGTGACGTGTTAATTCCAGAGCTTCTTGGAGACGAAACGAATACCATCTCATACTGGGCAGGAAAACACCTTGCGCGTAAATACCCATTAAATACAATGGATGAAATCGTCGCATTTTTTAAAGCAGCTTCCTGGGGAACACTGACGCTTGCAAAAAAAGATAAATATTCACTAGAGCTTGAATTATCAGGTGATGTGGTCAGCAAAAGATTTCAACAGGAAACTTGTTCGTTTCATCTTGAGTCAGGATTTGTGGCTGAACAGATTCAGCGTCAAAACAACTGCCTAACAGAAGCCTACTTAACACATAAAGAAAAGAACGGAAAAGTGCTGATTTCCGTGCAGTGGGACCGAAAAGATATCTTACCTACCGAAACACGTGCGGAGCGTTATAAAAAGTAA
- a CDS encoding aspartate kinase, whose protein sequence is MALIVQKFGGTSVGSVERIQHVANRVIQEAERGNQVVVVVSAMGKTTDALVKLANDITDSPSKREMDMLLTTGEQVTISLLTMALQCKGHEATSLTGWQAGIQTEAVHSNARIQHIDTTRIQSQLDRGRIVVVAGFQGCSEDGSITTLGRGGSDTTAVALAAALKAAKCDIYTDVTGVFTTDPRYVEDARKLHSISYDEMLELANLGAGVLHPRAVEFAKNYQVPLEVRSSLENENGTIVEEEVSMEQNLVVRGIAFEDNISRVTIEGLNNELQTLSTIFTALAKEQLNVDIIIQNVTANNRLSISFSIKTVDVEAALAVLKEYKSTLGYTRIEHESGLAKVSIVGSGMISNPGVAAEMFEVLAGEKIEVKMVSTSEIKVSTVVPHADMVKAVETLHVAFELEEQQAVQV, encoded by the coding sequence ATGGCATTAATCGTTCAAAAATTTGGTGGAACATCTGTTGGTTCTGTTGAACGTATTCAACATGTAGCAAACCGTGTTATTCAAGAAGCAGAGCGCGGTAACCAAGTAGTTGTTGTTGTATCGGCAATGGGCAAAACCACAGATGCACTGGTGAAATTAGCAAATGATATTACAGACAGTCCAAGCAAACGCGAAATGGATATGCTTCTTACAACTGGAGAACAAGTAACGATTTCCCTGTTAACAATGGCTCTTCAATGCAAAGGGCATGAAGCAACTTCGCTAACAGGTTGGCAAGCTGGTATCCAGACGGAAGCAGTTCACAGCAATGCACGAATCCAGCACATTGACACGACTCGTATTCAAAGCCAATTAGATAGAGGTCGAATCGTAGTAGTAGCTGGATTCCAAGGCTGTTCAGAAGATGGGAGCATTACAACATTAGGTCGAGGCGGCTCTGACACGACGGCAGTAGCTCTTGCCGCAGCATTAAAAGCTGCAAAATGTGATATTTATACAGACGTAACAGGAGTGTTTACGACAGATCCGCGCTATGTAGAAGATGCTCGTAAGCTTCACTCTATTTCATATGACGAAATGTTAGAATTAGCCAATTTGGGAGCAGGGGTGCTGCATCCGCGCGCTGTTGAGTTTGCAAAAAATTATCAGGTACCGCTAGAAGTGCGTTCAAGCTTAGAAAACGAGAATGGAACGATTGTTGAGGAGGAAGTTTCAATGGAACAAAACTTAGTCGTAAGAGGAATTGCGTTTGAAGATAATATTTCACGGGTGACAATTGAAGGGTTAAACAACGAGTTACAAACTCTTTCTACTATTTTTACAGCATTAGCAAAAGAACAGTTAAATGTGGATATTATTATTCAAAACGTAACGGCTAATAATCGCCTCTCTATCTCATTTTCTATTAAAACCGTAGACGTAGAAGCTGCTCTTGCCGTCTTAAAAGAGTATAAATCTACTTTGGGATATACGCGTATTGAACATGAAAGCGGTCTGGCTAAAGTATCAATTGTCGGCTCTGGCATGATTTCTAATCCAGGTGTTGCAGCCGAAATGTTTGAAGTGCTGGCAGGAGAGAAAATTGAAGTGAAGATGGTCAGCACGTCTGAAATTAAAGTATCTACAGTTGTACCGCATGCTGATATGGTAAAAGCTGTTGAGACGCTTCACGTAGCATTTGAATTAGAAGAGCAGCAAGCAGTGCAAGTATAA